In Candidatus Moanabacter tarae, the genomic stretch GTATCGCGTCGCTACTTTCCAAAACGCGGGATAGCTCAGAGTTTCGAAAAGATCAAAGGCATTGAAGTCTATTTTCTTGTAACCCTCACGTGCAAAAGCAAGGACAGCGTTTGGTCCACATTCAACAGCTCCGTCGATCATTCGGGTAAAGTGAACTCCCAAGAAAGGGAATCGGGGATCCGGTACCGGGTAGATTAAATTCCTGCATAAATGGTAGGCTTCCTTTCTCAACTTGAAGTACTCTCCCCTAAACGGTACAATCTTCACTTTCGCGCTTTCACTCATAGATGTGACTCGGTCCGAGTGAAGGCCAGCACAATTTACTAAGAATCTTGAAGCGAATTCCCCTCTCGTCGTTTCCACAATGATCTCATCTGAATTTCGCTTCAACCCAACCACCCGCGTGTTTTTATGAATTTCTCCCTCATTCTCAAGAATTCGCCCACCAAGGCGCTCGCAAACCTCAACAAAGTCAATAATTCCTGCCTCCGGCACATGGATTGCTTTAATCCCCGCAGCATAAGGCTCGATTTCTCTCAATCTCTCTGGCCCAATTAGTTCACACTTTACCCCGTTGGCTTGCCCCCTCTCGTATATCCCATCTAACCTTCCCAGTTCACTATCGTCAACCGCTACGATAACCTTTCCGCAGATTTCAAAAGAGACACCCTCACTGCGGCAGAATTCTTCCATTGCCAACTTCCCAAATCGACAGTTCTCTGCCTTGAGCGAACCCGGCCGATAGTAGATTCCAGAGTGGAGAACTCCTGAATTATGGCCCGTCTGATGTCGCGCCAGTTCTCCTTCTTTCTCCAATATGATAACCTTCTTATCCGGATACCTCCTCTGGAAATTGTATCCTGTCGCCAGCCCCACAATTCCACCGCCAACGATGATTAGTTCAGCTCTTTCCATTCTTTTAAATAGTTTTAATAACTTACTCAGACCACCAGATGTTGCGTAGCCAACGGCTGCACTTTCCCTTCCCTATATCACCTCACTATATTTCTCCCGCATAACCAAATAAGGCGGAAGTCCCTCCAGTATGCCAGAACAACACCGTTTCATCCGATGAAATGTAACTTTTGCGTATCAGATCAATCATCCCGCCAAATGCTCTTCCCGTATAAACCGGATCGAGCAGCAAGCCTTCCGTTCCGGCGCAAAGCTGGATCGCTTCCCTCTCCATGTCACCCACGACTCCATAACCGCCTCCAAGATAATCGTAACTCAGTTCATAGTCCGTCGGACCGAATTGCTCCTCGCTTCCAATTAGCTTCGCTGACTCATTAGAGATTTCTGCTAACTCTCTTTGATAAGGAAGGTCATCCAACTTCTCTTGGTCCACACTGATCCCCAGAACCTGACCAGAGAATCCCGCAATCCGAGCACCCAGGGCCATCCCGGCCTGAGTGCCCCCAGAACTGGATCCAAATACAATCCGATCGACCTTTTCACCTAATTGCTTAAGCTGCCCTTGCAATTCAACCATTGCCCGGACATATCCCAATGCACCCACACCGTTCGATCCACCAATCGGAATCACATACGGCCGCCGTCCTTGCTTTTTTAGATCCGCCGCAATCTCATCCATTTTTACACTTCGTTTCTCCTTTTCCGTAAAGTGTGCCCGAGCACCCAAAAGCCGATCTAAGAGAAGGTTCCCATTCCATATTTCGGGTTCTTCCCCTCCTAAAATCAAGTCACAATTTAATCCTTTAAGTGCAGCCACAGCCGCCGTCTGACGACAGTGATTGGATTGAGGAGCACCTGCAGTCAGTAACGTATCAGAACCCTTCGCAATCGCATCCGCTACCAGGTATTCAAGTTTTCGGGCCTTATTTCCTCCAGTCGCTAAACCCGTCTGATCGTCGCGTTTAACTAAAATTCTTGGTCCCAAGAGAGATTTACTTAAGCGTGGAAGCCCATGAACTGGAGTTGGTAACTGTGCAACGCAAATTCGCGGAATATTATCGAAGTCATTAGGAAGCGACATGGATTTTCCCTTTCTTTGCCTCTTTCTCTTTCCACTTGATCAGACAGTCCACAAATTATTAAGCCAGTATTGCTTGTTGAAAACTCAAAAAATCAAAGTAGAGGATGCGGAAAATCTAGACAAACACAATTCTGTACATTTCCATCCGGACCCGATAGTTATGTATAATCTCTTTTTGGACTATCCGCCTGTTAAGTTAAAATACGTCTAATTTGCTATGTGCCAAACGTCTTTGGCCAACCTTTTTTAATGAACCTTCGCTAAAAGAGTGAAAATTCTTTCGGATACAACTTTCCTTTCAGTCTAAATACAAGATTGACACAGAAGAAATCACCATTTTTTCATCACGAAATTGAAGAAATATCTTCACCCAATCCATTTTTTGACAAAGGAACTAATTCTTTTTCGGCTAACCACGAAAAAACAGAAACACAGTGATTGAATCAGATCATTTGGTAAAAGATTTCG encodes the following:
- the lhgO gene encoding L-2-hydroxyglutarate oxidase LhgO, with product MERAELIIVGGGIVGLATGYNFQRRYPDKKVIILEKEGELARHQTGHNSGVLHSGIYYRPGSLKAENCRFGKLAMEEFCRSEGVSFEICGKVIVAVDDSELGRLDGIYERGQANGVKCELIGPERLREIEPYAAGIKAIHVPEAGIIDFVEVCERLGGRILENEGEIHKNTRVVGLKRNSDEIIVETTRGEFASRFLVNCAGLHSDRVTSMSESAKVKIVPFRGEYFKLRKEAYHLCRNLIYPVPDPRFPFLGVHFTRMIDGAVECGPNAVLAFAREGYKKIDFNAFDLFETLSYPAFWKVATRYWRTALGEIHRSLSKKAFVKALQRLVPDIRADQIYPAPSGIRAQALASDGELVDDFFIQGNKQVLNVCNAPSPAATASLNIGKLIVNRLAARTD
- the cuyA_2 gene encoding L-cysteate sulfo-lyase; the encoded protein is MSLPNDFDNIPRICVAQLPTPVHGLPRLSKSLLGPRILVKRDDQTGLATGGNKARKLEYLVADAIAKGSDTLLTAGAPQSNHCRQTAAVAALKGLNCDLILGGEEPEIWNGNLLLDRLLGARAHFTEKEKRSVKMDEIAADLKKQGRRPYVIPIGGSNGVGALGYVRAMVELQGQLKQLGEKVDRIVFGSSSGGTQAGMALGARIAGFSGQVLGISVDQEKLDDLPYQRELAEISNESAKLIGSEEQFGPTDYELSYDYLGGGYGVVGDMEREAIQLCAGTEGLLLDPVYTGRAFGGMIDLIRKSYISSDETVLFWHTGGTSALFGYAGEI